A genomic segment from Lignipirellula cremea encodes:
- a CDS encoding IS91 family transposase: MLTVADVLRRHGPAYLERHATTMPVEQKRVLRCIMACRTGELGTVHYACRQCGQAHVMGRSCGNRHCPSCQSEKGGVWCERQLARLLPCHYFLLTFTVPQAFREFARRHPREAYAAMFRASSDALKSLAADPKRLGVTTLGFFGALHTWGRDLNYHPHLHYVVPGGGLDAEGQWRQTPTSFFLPCQPLSLLYRGKLRAALAAEGLLDEVDDSVWSESWVVDCQAVGDGAAAVKYLAPYVFRVALSDKRIVACDEQSVTFRYRRSGSQRWRTMRLDADEFVRRFLQHVLPRGLQKVRHYGFLSPRAGQSIESLKWLVAAALGLLFWLAWTETIVAPPTPDFACSECGGPLLRLRFEPPPPPRPIPTSQPP; encoded by the coding sequence ATGCTGACGGTCGCCGATGTTCTTCGTCGGCACGGTCCCGCCTACCTGGAACGCCACGCGACGACGATGCCTGTCGAACAGAAACGCGTGCTGCGCTGCATCATGGCTTGCCGCACCGGCGAGTTGGGGACCGTGCATTACGCCTGCCGCCAGTGCGGGCAGGCGCATGTGATGGGTCGCTCGTGCGGCAACCGCCATTGCCCCAGCTGTCAAAGCGAGAAAGGCGGCGTCTGGTGCGAACGACAGCTCGCCAGGCTGCTGCCGTGCCATTACTTCCTGTTGACGTTCACGGTTCCCCAGGCGTTCCGCGAGTTCGCCCGGCGACATCCGCGCGAAGCGTACGCCGCCATGTTCCGCGCTTCGAGTGACGCCCTCAAGTCACTGGCCGCCGACCCAAAACGGTTAGGCGTCACGACGCTGGGCTTCTTCGGAGCGTTGCACACCTGGGGCCGCGACTTGAACTATCATCCGCACCTGCATTATGTCGTTCCCGGCGGAGGGCTGGACGCGGAAGGCCAATGGCGGCAGACGCCGACCAGCTTCTTTCTGCCGTGTCAACCTCTGTCACTCCTGTACCGCGGGAAGCTGCGTGCGGCGCTTGCCGCAGAGGGCTTGCTGGACGAGGTCGACGACTCGGTCTGGAGCGAGTCCTGGGTGGTCGACTGCCAGGCGGTCGGCGACGGCGCGGCGGCGGTCAAGTATCTGGCGCCTTACGTGTTTCGCGTCGCCCTGTCCGACAAGCGGATCGTGGCCTGCGACGAACAATCGGTGACGTTCCGCTATCGCCGCAGCGGTTCGCAGCGCTGGCGCACAATGCGGCTGGACGCAGATGAGTTCGTGCGGCGATTTCTGCAGCACGTCCTGCCGCGAGGGCTGCAAAAGGTTCGTCATTATGGGTTCCTCAGTCCTCGCGCGGGACAATCGATCGAATCACTGAAGTGGCTGGTGGCGGCCGCCTTGGGCTTGCTGTTCTGGCTGGCCTGGACGGAAACGATCGTCGCGCCGCCGACGCCCGACTTCGCCTGCAGCGAGTGCGGCGGGCCCTTGCTGCGTCTCCGTTTCGAGCCGCCTCCGCCGCCGAGGCCCATCCCCACTTCTCAACCGCCTTAG
- a CDS encoding tetratricopeptide repeat protein, which yields MNDIQTQHDRLWKLIDDARGESNHATAKAIFRDAEQLARRLHDAEPDDAEHCYAIALTFYHRWDTQNERSKCIEWLRKTAELDPDHPWVPLYLGYQFMDDKRYEDAYAEFERVNRDYFASRELHWRNIKTDELMVVALILGGSSPVDCSKLVRLVDRYTEAEAIDQPIPTEIVKTLANSTNRERFTVPAQKVASELCRLIRGCGDSNVFPDELAALDSAANVG from the coding sequence ATGAACGACATTCAGACCCAACATGATCGCCTGTGGAAGCTGATCGACGACGCGCGAGGCGAATCCAATCACGCAACGGCAAAAGCGATTTTTCGCGATGCCGAACAACTTGCGCGGCGCCTTCACGACGCCGAACCTGACGATGCTGAGCATTGCTACGCAATCGCGTTGACGTTTTATCATCGATGGGACACTCAGAATGAACGCAGCAAATGCATTGAGTGGTTACGCAAGACGGCGGAGCTGGACCCAGATCATCCGTGGGTTCCACTCTATCTCGGATATCAATTCATGGACGACAAACGGTACGAAGACGCGTATGCTGAATTCGAGCGAGTCAATCGGGACTACTTTGCATCGCGTGAACTTCATTGGCGAAACATCAAGACTGACGAACTGATGGTTGTGGCACTGATTCTTGGTGGCTCATCTCCCGTAGATTGTTCCAAGCTCGTTCGCCTTGTGGACCGCTATACTGAAGCTGAGGCCATCGACCAGCCGATCCCAACGGAGATCGTCAAGACTTTGGCCAATTCGACTAACCGTGAACGATTCACGGTGCCAGCTCAAAAGGTTGCCTCCGAACTGTGTCGATTGATCCGAGGATGCGGTGATTCCAACGTTTTTCCTGATGAACTTGCGGCATTGGACTCAGCTGCCAATGTCGGGTAA
- a CDS encoding site-specific integrase translates to MSELRRRMTEDLQLRGLSERTQEAYLRAVRKLAEHFRTPPDRLSEEQVRQYLLYLKNDCGFAPGSMRVAVNGVKFFYHFTAPRAWATLCNIRIPPQKTLPDVLSRSEVRQLLAAVRTRHNRAYLWTVYACGLRLNEGLHLQVADLDSQRMMLHVHRGKGAKDRFILLPQELLAMLRRYWLEHRNPRWLFPALGRGRNQGGVADKPMAEASVQGAWKRVVDQSGLAKSVSIHTLRHSYASHLIEAGVGLRRVQQLLGHSSLQTTARYLHVTEPGGEHTRQIIDQLMQGVGAALDTGA, encoded by the coding sequence ATGAGCGAATTGCGACGGCGGATGACGGAAGACCTGCAGCTGCGGGGCTTGAGCGAACGCACCCAGGAGGCGTATCTGCGGGCGGTGCGGAAGTTGGCAGAACACTTTCGCACGCCGCCGGATCGGCTGAGCGAGGAGCAGGTGCGGCAGTATTTGCTGTATCTCAAGAATGACTGCGGGTTTGCTCCCGGCTCGATGCGTGTCGCCGTCAATGGCGTGAAGTTCTTTTATCACTTCACCGCGCCGCGCGCGTGGGCCACGCTGTGCAACATTCGCATCCCGCCGCAGAAGACGTTGCCCGACGTGCTGTCGCGGTCGGAGGTGCGGCAGTTGCTCGCCGCGGTGCGGACCCGCCACAACCGGGCCTACTTGTGGACGGTGTACGCTTGCGGCTTGCGGCTCAACGAAGGGCTGCATCTGCAGGTCGCCGATCTCGACAGCCAGCGGATGATGCTGCATGTGCATCGCGGCAAAGGCGCCAAGGATCGCTTTATTCTCCTGCCGCAAGAACTGCTGGCGATGTTGCGCCGTTACTGGCTTGAACATCGTAACCCGCGCTGGTTGTTTCCCGCTTTGGGACGCGGCCGCAACCAAGGCGGCGTCGCCGACAAGCCGATGGCCGAAGCCAGCGTGCAGGGCGCCTGGAAGCGGGTCGTCGATCAGTCAGGGCTGGCCAAGTCGGTCTCGATTCATACGCTGCGGCACAGCTACGCCTCGCACCTGATCGAAGCCGGCGTCGGGCTGCGACGCGTGCAGCAGCTGCTGGGCCATAGTTCGTTGCAGACCACCGCGCGGTACTTGCACGTCACCGAGCCCGGCGGCGAACACACGCGCCAGATCATCGACCAGCTGATGCAAGGCGTCGGCGCCGCCTTGGATACGGGAGCGTAG